A window of Kosmotoga arenicorallina S304 contains these coding sequences:
- the rbsD gene encoding D-ribose pyranase, which translates to MKKDGIINRELGAVIVKLGHTDAVTICDCGLPLPEEKKVIDLSIKKGFPGLIETLQPLLEEIVVESAVLAEEIIKANPQMHQRLLNLLKNVKVKYVKHEDFKAFVLEKSKVIVRTGEATPYSNVILFSGVDF; encoded by the coding sequence ATGAAGAAAGATGGAATAATAAATAGAGAACTCGGTGCTGTTATAGTTAAGCTTGGGCATACTGATGCTGTAACAATTTGCGATTGTGGATTACCTCTTCCTGAAGAAAAAAAAGTTATCGACCTTTCGATAAAGAAAGGCTTTCCCGGGTTGATAGAAACACTGCAACCTTTACTTGAAGAAATCGTTGTCGAAAGTGCAGTGTTAGCCGAGGAAATTATTAAGGCAAATCCTCAAATGCATCAAAGGCTTCTTAACCTGTTAAAAAACGTGAAAGTGAAATATGTGAAGCATGAAGATTTCAAAGCTTTTGTTCTTGAAAAGTCAAAAGTAATAGTGAGAACAGGTGAAGCGACACCTTATTCTAATGTCATACTTTTCTCAGGTGTGGATTTTTAA
- the rbsK gene encoding ribokinase translates to MIAVIGSNNVDIVLRVQHFTLPGETQKSSELLLFPGGKGANQAVASKRLGAEVYFLSCIGNDANGQFISRKLKAEGLGEHLITVNMPNGVAIIEVTHSGENRIVIYPGANSQLNEELLNSKSDELLKADFLLLQNEIPFKTVLAAAKLFKNAGKFVIFDPAPATEINVEISKYVDIITPNEEEARAMVNNNASTNDLVDNLLKIGFRNVLLKLGSKGGVFKGKLGYFEFQAFKVAAMDSTAAGDAFNGALAAALNRNMDIEKAVRFASAAAAISVTRKGAQPSLPYLEEVTSFLSEV, encoded by the coding sequence ATGATTGCCGTAATTGGTAGCAACAATGTCGATATAGTTTTAAGAGTGCAACACTTCACATTACCTGGCGAAACTCAAAAAAGTAGTGAACTTTTATTGTTTCCAGGCGGAAAAGGAGCCAATCAGGCTGTCGCTTCCAAAAGACTTGGAGCTGAGGTTTATTTTCTAAGCTGCATAGGTAATGATGCCAATGGACAATTCATCAGCAGAAAGTTAAAAGCAGAGGGGCTGGGAGAGCATCTCATTACTGTCAATATGCCTAATGGAGTCGCCATTATCGAAGTAACTCATTCTGGTGAGAATAGAATAGTCATCTACCCGGGTGCCAATTCCCAATTAAATGAAGAGCTTTTAAATTCAAAAAGCGATGAGCTTCTGAAGGCAGATTTTCTCCTTCTTCAAAACGAAATCCCTTTTAAGACAGTTCTGGCTGCCGCAAAGCTGTTTAAGAATGCAGGCAAATTTGTTATCTTCGACCCTGCACCTGCTACAGAAATTAATGTTGAAATTTCAAAATACGTGGATATAATAACGCCAAATGAAGAAGAAGCTAGAGCAATGGTAAATAACAACGCATCTACAAATGATCTAGTTGACAACCTTTTGAAAATTGGTTTCAGAAATGTATTACTCAAATTGGGAAGCAAAGGCGGGGTATTCAAAGGCAAGCTCGGCTATTTTGAATTTCAGGCTTTTAAAGTTGCTGCTATGGATTCAACAGCCGCTGGCGATGCTTTTAATGGCGCACTCGCAGCTGCATTGAATCGAAATATGGATATTGAAAAGGCTGTGCGTTTCGCAAGTGCTGCTGCTGCTATTTCAGTTACCAGGAAAGGGGCTCAACCTTCGCTTCCGTATTTAGAGGAAGTAACTTCTTTCCTCAGTGAGGTGTGA
- a CDS encoding DUF401 family protein — MTTLSVFLGIFSMILSLRYIKDITISLIIAILTIGVLLLIEPVIYLNALVVEISDWNFWKVMITIFSIYLLGETLNRSGDAAKFTSAIGKIFPAPRIAISLMPATIGLLPMPGGAMFSAPMVKEMAFGDPDITSEDSMVTNYWFRHSMEYFWPLYPAIVIAASMANTPLKSMVVGMLPAGIAAIFAGYLYMVRTRLKMRFSLYAIRELFVASWPIIAVITLVILNQPGWLVVLVISLMYLLTKRDRLKILKNSLKWKTFLLLSAVFFFKAFVEISHIPESMSNELLSWSIPPILVIIVLPFIMGMMTGVTQASVGLSFPLLMSLVEARIMFPSALLAYTFAVAGVLLSPVHLCVALTTQYFSVTYTAMVRRIIFPLAISTAVTVCVYFLIVVS, encoded by the coding sequence ATGACGACTCTATCGGTATTTCTTGGGATTTTTTCAATGATATTGTCTTTGCGCTATATAAAAGATATCACGATTTCACTCATTATAGCAATTCTAACAATAGGCGTGCTGCTATTGATTGAACCCGTGATTTATCTTAACGCTCTTGTTGTGGAAATATCTGACTGGAATTTCTGGAAAGTCATGATAACCATCTTTTCCATTTACCTTCTTGGTGAAACTCTTAACCGGAGTGGCGATGCTGCAAAGTTTACTTCAGCCATTGGTAAGATTTTCCCTGCTCCGAGAATCGCTATTTCTTTAATGCCAGCTACCATAGGTTTGCTCCCCATGCCGGGAGGTGCTATGTTTTCAGCTCCTATGGTTAAAGAAATGGCATTTGGAGATCCCGATATAACAAGCGAAGACTCAATGGTAACAAATTACTGGTTCAGGCATTCCATGGAATATTTCTGGCCTCTTTATCCAGCAATAGTAATTGCAGCAAGCATGGCAAATACTCCCTTGAAATCTATGGTTGTTGGGATGCTTCCTGCTGGTATTGCAGCGATTTTTGCTGGCTATTTGTACATGGTCAGAACACGTCTTAAAATGAGGTTTTCGCTCTATGCCATTAGGGAATTATTCGTTGCTTCATGGCCCATTATTGCAGTGATAACACTGGTAATTCTAAACCAACCTGGTTGGCTTGTAGTGCTTGTCATCTCATTGATGTATTTACTTACCAAAAGGGATAGGCTGAAAATTTTAAAAAACTCTTTAAAGTGGAAAACCTTTCTTTTGCTGTCAGCAGTTTTTTTCTTCAAAGCTTTTGTAGAAATTTCCCATATACCGGAATCTATGAGTAACGAGTTACTTTCATGGTCAATACCGCCCATCTTGGTAATTATAGTTCTACCATTTATTATGGGAATGATGACGGGTGTTACACAGGCATCTGTTGGACTGAGCTTCCCGTTGCTGATGAGCCTGGTTGAAGCTCGTATCATGTTTCCTTCAGCTCTGCTTGCTTATACTTTTGCTGTTGCTGGGGTTTTGCTATCACCGGTGCACCTTTGTGTAGCGCTTACCACACAATATTTCTCTGTTACCTATACGGCAATGGTAAGAAGGATAATTTTCCCTCTGGCTATTTCTACTGCTGTGACTGTATGTGTTTATTTTCTAATTGTTGTCAGTTAA